Genomic segment of Sulfitobacter faviae:
CCCCTGCCCGTTTCGCCGCGCGCACGTCTTCGGGGGTGACCAGCGTCCCCGCCCCCACATGACCCCCGCGACTTCGGCCATGGCGGCAACCGCGTCGAGGGCGGCAGGGGTGCGCAGAGTCACTTCCAAAGCGGGCAGCCCGCCCGCGACCAGCGCCTCGGCCAAGGGGCGGGCGTCGGCGACATCTTCGATCACCAACACGGGCACGATCGGGGCAAGCGCACAGATTTCACGGGTGCGACGGCTGGCGTCTTTTGCAGTAAGGGTCATGGATCAACCTCCAAAAATGGTTGCGCCGGTGGTAGCAGAACCGACTGTGTCGCGGAACATAGCGAACAACTCGCGCCCCGTCCCGGCATGATAAGCAGAAAGATCAGCGGTGACGTTGGAACGGTCGTCGAATCCTTCGGCCAGCACGTCGAGCGTCCCCGCCACCGCATCGACGCGCAGCAGATCACCGTCCTGCACCCGCGCGATGGGGCCACCGTCGACCGCCTCGGGGCTGACGTGGATCGCCGCAGGCACCTTGCCCGACGCGCCCGACATGCGCCCATCGGTGACCAGCGCCACCTTCTGCCCGCGCCCCTGAAGGATCGACAGAAGCGGCGTCAGGCTGTGCAATTCGGGCATGCCGTTGGCTTTAGGGCCTTGGAAACGGACGACGACGACCAGATCGCCGGTCAGCTCTCCGGCCTTGAAAGCCGCCTTCACCTCGTTCTGGTCTGCAAAGACTCGCGCCGGGGCTTCGATAACGTGATGTTCGGGCGCCACGGCAGAGACCTTCATACAGGCGGTGCCGAGCGACCCGGCCATGCGGCGCAGCCCGCCGGTGGGCTGGAAAGGATCGCTGGCGGGGCGGAGGATTTTCTCGTTCAGGCTCTCGCCTGCGCCCTTTTCCCAAACCAGCCCATCGGCCTTCAGCTTCGGCTCGGCGGTGTAATGCTCCAACCCCTGCCCGGCGACGGTCTGGGTGTCGGGATGCAGATGGCCGGAGTTGAGCAATTCGCCGATCATATAGCCCAAGCCCCCGGCGGCGTGGAAATGGTTCACATCCGCCAGACCGTTGGGATAGACCCGCGCCAACAGCGGCGTGACGTCAGAGATGTCCGAGAAATCCTCCCAATCCAGAATGATCCCCCCAGCCCGCGCCATGGCGATGAGGTGGATCAGCAGGTTGGTCGACCCGCCCGTGGCGTTGAGGCCGACGATCCCGTTCACGAAGGCCTTTTCGTCCAGAACCGAGGCGACGGGCGTGTAATCATTGCCCAAAGCGCTCAGCGCCAGCGCGCGTTTCGCGCCTTCTTGGGTCAGCGCATCGCGCAGCAGCCCGTTCGGCGGCACAAAGCTCGCCCCCGGCAGGTGCAGCCCCATGAACTCCATCAACATCTGGTTGGTGTTGGCAGTGCCGTAGAAAGTGCAGGTGCCCGGCCCGTGATAGGCGGCCATCTCGGCGGCCATCAGCGCGTCGCGCCCGACTTCGCCCGCGGCGAACTGCTGGCGCACCTTGGCTTTCTCATCATTCGACAGCCCGCTTTCCATCGGCCCGGCAGGCAGGAAGACGGCCGGCAAATGGCCGAAAGCCTGCGCCGCAATCACCAGCCCCGGCACGATCTTGTCGCAAACACCAAGGAAAACCGCGGCGTCAAATGTGTTGTGGCTGAGCGCCACCGAGGCCGCCAAGGCGATCACATCGCGCGAGAAAAGCGACAGTTCCATCCCCGCTTCGCCTTGGGTCACCCCGTCGCACATGGCGGGCACCCCGCCCGCGACCTGCGCGGTGCCGCCCGCCGCCCGCACGGCCTCGCGGATCAGATCGGGGTAGCGCTCAAACGGCTGATGCGCCGAGAGCATGTCGTTATAGGTCGTCACGATCCCGAGGTTGCCCGCGCTGGTGGTTGCCAGCCGGTCCTTATCCGCGCCAGAGGCGGCATAGGCATGGGCCTGCCCGCTACAGGACAGATGCGCGCGGGCCGGACCCTTGGCGCGGGCGGCTTCCATCCGGTCGAGGTAAGGCCGCCGGGTCGCCTCGCTGCGGGCGATGATACGGTCGGTGACGCGGTCAATCGTGGAATGCA
This window contains:
- the edd gene encoding phosphogluconate dehydratase encodes the protein MTLHSTIDRVTDRIIARSEATRRPYLDRMEAARAKGPARAHLSCSGQAHAYAASGADKDRLATTSAGNLGIVTTYNDMLSAHQPFERYPDLIREAVRAAGGTAQVAGGVPAMCDGVTQGEAGMELSLFSRDVIALAASVALSHNTFDAAVFLGVCDKIVPGLVIAAQAFGHLPAVFLPAGPMESGLSNDEKAKVRQQFAAGEVGRDALMAAEMAAYHGPGTCTFYGTANTNQMLMEFMGLHLPGASFVPPNGLLRDALTQEGAKRALALSALGNDYTPVASVLDEKAFVNGIVGLNATGGSTNLLIHLIAMARAGGIILDWEDFSDISDVTPLLARVYPNGLADVNHFHAAGGLGYMIGELLNSGHLHPDTQTVAGQGLEHYTAEPKLKADGLVWEKGAGESLNEKILRPASDPFQPTGGLRRMAGSLGTACMKVSAVAPEHHVIEAPARVFADQNEVKAAFKAGELTGDLVVVVRFQGPKANGMPELHSLTPLLSILQGRGQKVALVTDGRMSGASGKVPAAIHVSPEAVDGGPIARVQDGDLLRVDAVAGTLDVLAEGFDDRSNVTADLSAYHAGTGRELFAMFRDTVGSATTGATIFGG